The genomic window TCCAGACCATTTGATGCTAATCGAGATGGATTTGTGATGGGTGAAGGAGCGGGGATGTTTATTTTGGAAAGTTATGATCACGCTAAAAAGCGCGGGGCAAAAATCTACGCAGAGATTATTGGCGGAGGGATGTCAGCGGATGCACACCATATGACAGCTCCTCACCCTGATGGATTGGGAGCGATTGAAGTGATGCAGAAGGCTCTTAATGATGCCAATATTAACCCGGAAGATGTGGACTATGTGAATGTACACGGCACATCAACTCCTTTGGGTGATATAGCTGAAACGAAGGCAATTCTAAAAACCTTTGGCGAACATGCGTACAACTTGAATATTTCCTCTACTAAGTCAATGACAGGCCATTTACTTGGGGCTGCCGGCGCTATTGAAGGTTTGGCTTGTGTTATGGCAATTAGAGACGGGGTAATACCACCAACTATCAATCACTCAGAGTTTGACCCTGAGATTGATAATAGATTGAATCTTACCCTTAATGTTGCACAAGAACGGAATGTGAAGATTGCCATGAGCAACACCTTCGGATTTGGTGGTCACAATGCCTCTTTGGTGTTCAAAAAGTTCGAGGAGTAAATCTTTTCCTCGTGGATTTCAGATCAATATTTTCTCGTTCAAAATCTACAAGAGAGAAGGAAATAATCCATCTTTTAGTCAATTCTTTTGGGGTTAGACCTAAGAAAATTTCTTATTACTGTCAGGCATTTTGTCATAAATCCGCTGCGAGAAACATTCACAATGACAGGAAGCTGAGCAATGAGAGACTTGAGTTCCTTGGTGACGCCATTATTGATTCGGTTGTGGCTGAATACTTATACCGCGCACATCCCTCAGCTGAAGAAGGAGAGATGACGAAAATGAAAAGTAGAATAGTAAGTCGTATCAATTTAAATAAGACCGCGGTTGAAATGGGAATCCATTTACTTATTGAAACCGATTTACAAGCTACTAATTCAAGAGAGTCTATTTCAGGAAATGCCTTTGAAGCGGTGGTTGGAGCGATCTATTTGGATAGAGGATATGCGAAAGCAAAGATCTCTGTTCTTAATGTCCTGAAGCGCTATGCAAACTTGGGGCGAATACAGAATATGGAGAATGATTTTAAAAGCCGCTTGTACGAGGAAGCTCATCGGTTAGGGGCAAAGGTGTATTTTAAGACCATTCCCGTGACTTCAGAAAAAGGGGCTCATCAATTTTTATCCAAAGTAATTTGGAATAACGATGAATTGGGCAATGGGAAAGGGAGCTCCAAAAAAAGGGCGGAGCAAAAAGCATCGGAGCAAGCTTTAATCAAGATATCAGAAATAGCTGATTAATATTTCATAGCTTCGTGTTAA from Cryomorphaceae bacterium 1068 includes these protein-coding regions:
- the rnc gene encoding ribonuclease III; translated protein: MDFRSIFSRSKSTREKEIIHLLVNSFGVRPKKISYYCQAFCHKSAARNIHNDRKLSNERLEFLGDAIIDSVVAEYLYRAHPSAEEGEMTKMKSRIVSRINLNKTAVEMGIHLLIETDLQATNSRESISGNAFEAVVGAIYLDRGYAKAKISVLNVLKRYANLGRIQNMENDFKSRLYEEAHRLGAKVYFKTIPVTSEKGAHQFLSKVIWNNDELGNGKGSSKKRAEQKASEQALIKISEIAD